Genomic window (Zingiber officinale cultivar Zhangliang chromosome 2B, Zo_v1.1, whole genome shotgun sequence):
TATTGTGGATGTCCTTAAAGCATCTGTAATGTCATTAAAAGCATCCGCAACGTTAATTCATTATAAcatccaccatctcatcaaaaaacATGGAATCCACTgccacatactcattataacaatatatctctttcactcacatcccttttaaCATTAATACTCATTATTTATGAGCTCCATCGTCCACTCACTCATctcttttactattttttaaaataatattaaaattttacaatttaaaaaaaataaagaaaaaaaattgagagagAGTGTTCAAACCTTGAACACTCTTTCTCCTATCTCTTATGAGTGGACATTATAATGATCATTTAACACTCCATTGAGGATGCTCCAACGTATCCTGCgttaatgatatatatatatatatatattaatctgtAAATATTAACaccttcaaaaaaaaattgaacgtATTAATACTATAGTACTACAGTACCTCCATATAGGTATTAACGTTGTAGCATTAACAGTGACGTGGATCctcaactatatatatatttcaacaTGTAAATATTAACACCTTCAAAAAAAATTGAACGTATTAATACTACAGTGCTATAGTACCTCCACATACATAGACATTAACGTTGAAGCATTAACAATGACGTGGATCCTCAACTACTTTACAACCAGCTTAAGCTTAAGTAAATATATATTAGATATAAAAAGTataatagaatatttttttttgacttttttttttcaaatgagtactattttgatgattcaaaattcaaataatgTCATTTTGACGAAGTTGCACCATATTACAATGGATTTCACCGTGGAACATGGATTTTATAAAGTTTGAACAATTTTaactaaattgatattttttttaccaaattaaattattattttttacgcATTGTAGTAGTTACGTGATATAACAACTGCATAGTAATTGTTATAATAACGTCGGAATAATAATATATTGGATAaggaaaaaacattttaaaaaagggagctccttttaatttttacccaacaatttatatctaaaaaagtaaatttcaacACATGAAAAGATCAATCAAGATGAAGTGAAAATTAGCTGATCATCTCCAAGAACAAGATACAAAGTATGAGAAACAAGAACGTGTACAACAATCCCCCTATTTTTGCAGATTATGTTGCTTCCTCATTGCCATGTCGCACAGAAATGGGTAAACAAATTCATGATGCCACCTTCAGCCAGCGCTTTGAGTCTCCGACTCGGGAACGTTGTCAGTTGATCGATCAACAACAAGAGCTTTGGAGCTGATTGGTTTCTTGAATTGCACCAGTATCATGGTCATGTTGTCACATCCTTCTCCCAGTGTCGTCGGTGCCAAGCACCTATCGAGAACTTTCTCACACACAACTGAAAGAGATGTTTCCTGCAATTAAGTTCGCGAAAAGATTCATTACCGATAATACTACTCGTAAAGAGCTCAAGGCATAAACATCCATAGTTTCGATATTTCACCTTGTTGATATGCTCGTGTACAAAATCCACCAGCTGCTGGCTCGACATGCAATCCCTGGTAACAAAATGATCGAACTGTTTAAGTAGCTTGGGGGGAAAAAAGATTTTGAATTCTGTCAGCTTATCGAGTGAACAATGACATTATGCATTTTGGAAGTGTCGCGAATACAAACTAACAAACATATCCATAAACTTcaaataaagaacacaatagacaGATTAACAATTGGATATAACAGTGAACTAGAGAGGTGAGGAAGAGGCGAAGCTAAGTGCATATCCAAGGCCATACCAAATTCCATCGCATGCTACTACAATGAAGTCATCGTCGTCACAAAGCTCCACCTGTAAAATTAACAGAACACATCGAGCTCAATCGATACGATTGCATTAAGTTAGAGAAACTTTCTGGAGAATTTAGCACTTACGATGTTTACATCGGGGTTCGCAGTTACTATTTGTTTTTCAGCAGGCAAAAACTTGTTCTGTTTGAATTCCATGTCTCCTACAGCGATACAATGTTAAGTTTGAAAGAAATTGAAGAAAATCGTCCCATAATTTCTCTTCGCAATGCTGTAACTCACCGATTGCTCTGGCAAGGTTCAAGCTTCCATTTATTCGACCGCCGTGAATAAACCCCCCTGCCCTGagaattctctctctctctacctCAAGTTCTGGTTTATGATCTCTTGACAAATTGTATGCCTGAAATATCAAAAACAAGTATCATGCATATATATCTCAGCATcgaactacactattcaccaaaTTAAGATTGAGCTAAGGCACACCTGGCCCTTCCTTGAGATCACACAACGTGAGTCTCCAGCATTTGCGACAACGAGTTGGTTGTAGCGTACGATGGCTACACAGGCTGTGCATCCAGAAGTTGGCCCAGAGAAGTCAGCATGGGGTCCCTGATCAGTATAAGCGGCTAACTTGTCTTATTTACGATATGCAATTAGAATACTTGAATGTTCTAAATAAGGGTATTGTTGCAGTAATTCAATTTGAGGATATCGTGTAATGATAGACAAATGTGGCACAGCTGCCAAACATGACTAGACCAATCGAACAAACAAGATTCTGCTGGCATCAGTAAGATAATAAAGATGTATAGCTATCAAACCCTTCTAAGAAGCCCTTATAAATCAATAAAGTGAACAAAAAATACATGGAGCATTGAATGAGTACTTTGGTAATATATATCTCAACTGCAGTATTGATTTCATTTAATAAAGAGCAGCTTGATGCACGAAGCTCTCGCAAATGCGGGGTTCTATAGAAGCATCGGACCACATTGGGTCAATTGTACACGGCCATACCTTGTATTGCAAGAGGCCATTTCCATGATTTCAATCCGTGACCTTCAAGTCACACGATAGTTAACTTTacgttgcaccaaggctccccaTCGTTGATTTCATTTAAAAGGAATGCAAAACTGTAGAATATATGTTCTAAATGCATATAgtcgaattaattaaatgcgataaaaacttacagcgatctcccgcagatccccaatcggcaatgacgaagctcgctatcggaagagcgatcacaggatcggaaagccctccgcaattccacaaaccaaatcccgccgccttggatgttTTCCTTTGACTCTCGTCGCACGCTTGCGATTTCcacaccctgagccttggacggaccccctttatatagggaaataccctaggggcataatggacatttccattatgtgtagtggggaacatgggccacgttccccactatccccatttctaacatctcccactcgtccaaggtaagtcactaagactagttcattcaggtaagtcacaaagacttaataagtcacatagactattagagagtttggtcacatagaccatatgagaacatccaatccatacttagagaaaatggttcgtgcgacagcaagcacactgagcgatagttgctaagaagattgttacaccttgacttagccgctcgttgagcaatcaatgctaataaagttgttacactttgcttagctgctcaaataaattagagacacactcttcatggcacatagcctctttcctggtggcacatagcctttatccaggatccatccaatcttcaagtgacacacagccattatcttgaagatatccatgtcttgctatttcccagattaaataatttttcatttacatcgatatgaacatctctaatcccttataatgaccattatgtcaagagcatgttccatatccaatattcacattcatttctatacaaaacagaaatgggtcgaccagtgaataacaacaaaagatgtaaatatatttaatcttcctttttagctagaatcaattcattttaatcagtcgctttcctagttatgctccatagaccgaatcatccatagccataggatacacgctaaagtagcaccgattaaaacttcaagtaaacaaatagtcactaaggcaaaattgagattaacatataatctcaaaggtctcacatagtaaaaaaaaggattcattctcctactacctttatcgTCGCATAACacgtggtatgaatcacatgctacgatgttattctctttactaaaaagagtgcatgttgtcttcaaatttaacatcgtacagatttcgatctagacatacctaatgtctaatcctgaattcaacatatgaattctaatctggctttcaacaggttcagtaaatggtgggttcatttacttcgatcattatttacacataaatgatctcatcttgacacaattatcaaggcgacctcaacatatgaatctgtctctaatttcataatttcagctacgtaagttgtttcataagtaacggtcttacccctatttgtacttaacaaacagagatgattgtccatgtgagtggacc
Coding sequences:
- the LOC122046718 gene encoding probable protein phosphatase 2C 11, with protein sequence MGIYLSTPKTDKFSEDGENHRLRFGLSSMQGWRATMEDAHAALPDLDDCTSFFGVYDGHGGKVVAKFCAKFLHTQVLKNEAYSSGDISTSVQKAFLRMDGMMQGQRGWRELAVLGDKINKFTGMIEGFIWSPRGSDSNNNTDDWAAEEGPHADFSGPTSGCTACVAIVRYNQLVVANAGDSRCVISRKGQAYNLSRDHKPELEVERERILRAGGFIHGGRINGSLNLARAIGDMEFKQNKFLPAEKQIVTANPDVNIVELCDDDDFIVVACDGIWDCMSSQQLVDFVHEHINKETSLSVVCEKVLDRCLAPTTLGEGCDNMTMILVQFKKPISSKALVVDRSTDNVPESETQSAG